A single candidate division KSB1 bacterium DNA region contains:
- a CDS encoding alpha-L-fucosidase: MKSQNFTRIIPWIIFLAVIWSDAPAQPETQAERDARMKWWREARFGLFIHWGLYAIPAGEWNGKTEYGEWIRTSAQIPLEEYARFVPQFNPVKFNAAEWVRLAKDAGMKYIVITSKHHDGFCLFDSKQTDFDVMSTPFQRDILKELSEACRQAGLKMCWYHSIMDWHHPDYLPRREWEKNRSTEGADFDRYVAYMKAQLKELLTNYGEIGVLWFDGEWESTWNTKYGVDLYKYVRSLQPNIIINNRVGAGRSGMEGFTKAGEFAGDFGTPEQQIPATGLPGVDWETCMTMNDHWGYNKHNQNWKSTKQLIQMLAEIASKGGNYLLNVGPTAEGVFPQASIDRLREIGQWMKVNSEAIYATQASPFQQLAWGRCTQKAIGSDTRLYLHVFDWPGDGKLKVPGIFNQAKRAYLLAAPQKSLPVNREDDALVVVLPAAAPDSCNSVVVLDIAGRPDVSHPPKIEAAFDIFVDTIEVVLTSNRENFEIRYKLNGGVPSINSTLLQGKIQLTETTVIAARCFRDGRPVSEVARAKFTKVSPRPAVKAEALQNGIGYAYFEGDWERLPNFKNLQPVKTGVLPNFSFSPRKEVERFGFEYTGFLRVPETGVYAFFTDSDDGSRLYIGDSLVVDNDGLHGMVEKRGVIALAAGLHPIRVTFFERTGGDDLIVSYQSARIKKQRIPDAVLFTEKQK; the protein is encoded by the coding sequence ATGAAAAGCCAAAATTTTACACGGATCATCCCTTGGATTATTTTCCTGGCGGTGATATGGAGCGATGCGCCGGCGCAACCAGAAACCCAGGCTGAACGCGACGCCCGAATGAAATGGTGGCGCGAGGCGCGATTCGGCTTGTTCATTCATTGGGGACTTTACGCCATTCCCGCCGGCGAGTGGAACGGTAAAACCGAATACGGTGAGTGGATACGCACCTCGGCGCAAATTCCGCTGGAAGAATATGCCCGGTTCGTACCGCAATTCAATCCCGTCAAATTCAACGCGGCAGAATGGGTGCGCCTCGCCAAAGACGCGGGCATGAAGTATATCGTCATCACCTCCAAACATCACGACGGCTTCTGTTTGTTCGATTCCAAGCAAACGGATTTCGACGTCATGTCCACGCCTTTTCAGCGGGATATCTTGAAAGAACTGTCGGAAGCGTGCCGCCAAGCCGGCCTCAAGATGTGCTGGTATCATTCCATCATGGATTGGCACCATCCGGATTATCTGCCGCGCCGCGAGTGGGAAAAAAACCGTTCGACCGAGGGCGCGGATTTTGATCGCTACGTGGCGTACATGAAAGCCCAGCTCAAAGAACTGCTTACCAACTACGGCGAGATCGGCGTGTTGTGGTTCGACGGCGAATGGGAAAGCACGTGGAACACAAAATACGGCGTCGATCTTTACAAATATGTTCGCAGCTTGCAGCCCAACATTATTATCAACAATCGTGTCGGCGCCGGGAGATCGGGCATGGAAGGTTTCACCAAAGCCGGCGAATTTGCCGGCGACTTCGGAACGCCAGAGCAGCAAATTCCCGCGACCGGGCTGCCCGGGGTCGATTGGGAAACGTGCATGACGATGAACGATCATTGGGGCTACAACAAGCACAATCAAAATTGGAAATCGACGAAACAGCTTATTCAAATGCTGGCCGAGATCGCTTCCAAGGGCGGCAATTATTTGTTGAATGTCGGCCCGACGGCGGAAGGCGTGTTTCCGCAAGCGAGTATAGACCGCCTTCGTGAAATCGGGCAATGGATGAAAGTCAACAGCGAAGCGATCTACGCCACGCAAGCAAGCCCGTTTCAACAACTCGCTTGGGGGCGATGCACGCAAAAAGCCATTGGCAGCGACACACGTCTCTATTTGCATGTATTCGATTGGCCGGGCGATGGCAAGCTCAAAGTGCCGGGGATTTTCAACCAGGCCAAACGCGCTTATTTGCTCGCCGCGCCACAAAAATCATTGCCAGTCAACCGCGAAGACGATGCGCTCGTGGTTGTGTTGCCGGCAGCGGCCCCGGATTCTTGCAACAGCGTTGTGGTTTTGGATATCGCGGGACGGCCCGATGTGAGCCACCCGCCGAAGATCGAAGCGGCGTTCGATATTTTTGTCGACACCATCGAGGTGGTGCTCACCTCGAATCGCGAAAACTTCGAAATCCGCTATAAGTTGAATGGCGGCGTTCCCTCGATCAACTCGACTTTGCTGCAAGGAAAGATTCAGTTGACCGAGACCACCGTGATTGCTGCGCGCTGCTTTCGCGATGGCCGGCCGGTGAGCGAGGTGGCGCGGGCAAAGTTTACCAAAGTTTCTCCGCGTCCGGCCGTAAAAGCGGAAGCTTTACAAAATGGCATCGGCTACGCTTATTTTGAAGGCGATTGGGAGCGCTTGCCGAATTTCAAAAATCTTCAACCAGTGAAAACAGGCGTTCTTCCTAATTTTAGTTTTTCGCCGCGAAAGGAAGTGGAACGTTTCGGTTTTGAATACACCGGTTTCCTGCGCGTGCCGGAAACGGGCGTCTATGCGTTCTTCACCGATTCGGATGACGGCAGCCGGCTGTACATCGGCGATTCGCTGGTTGTCGATAATGACGGCTTGCACGGCATGGTTGAAAAACGCGGCGTCATCGCGCTGGCAGCGGGCTTGCATCCGATTCGCGTGACTTTCTTTGAAAGAACCGGCGGGGATGATTTGATCGTGTCCTATCAAAGCGCCAGAATCAAGAAGCAGCGAATTCCGGACGCGGTTTTGTTTACAGAAAAACAAAAATGA
- a CDS encoding S9 family peptidase codes for MNGAKFLKFNGSLVMLLALVFSLHAQEKKRLTFEQIFKNAGPKLTQNLPNVIGWADDHHYLEMKKKEGDKTAKVYAINAASGQEKVHRDLEQYAAIVDSGISVANPASNNDAYTRLIYIKDQDIYFLDTEKKRFKRLTQTPAEEKNPMLSPDGNYVAFTRDNNLFAIEVNTGQETQYTSDGTDTIYNGWASWVYFEEILGRPSRYRAFWWSPDSRQLAFYRFDDTKVPVFPLYNSEGTHGFLENTRYPKAGDPNPEVRIGVVPVAGGNVVWADFNEKDDQYFGTPFWTPDGKELVVQWMNRGQDNLKLYAVDPATGKKREIYNETQSSWVDWFESMEFLAGNKGFIIKSDKDGWAHLYLYGMDGKLKNRITQGTWAVTNVVRVDEKNRRVYFTAKKEASTRTDLYRVRFDGKELTRLTFGEFTHNTQLSPAGTYFITTYSNISTPQKMALCKSGGPVIKELGDSKTEKFAEYELAKTELFRVMTPDGFNLPVLWTLPLNFDPNKKYPVLISIYGGPDAGTVADSWRPQWLAAQWLAMEGVIQVAIDHRASGHFGKAGVALMHRNLGKWEMNDYIEVAKWLRAKPFVDTTKICITGGSYGGYVTCMALTYGADYFTHGIALYPVTDWKLYDTHYTERYMDTPAENPEGYKNGSVLTFANKYKGMLRIVHGTMDDNVHMQNSIQLLDALQNLGRHFEFMLYPGERHGWRGPKATHLRNDNYRFYYKHLLEKEFPESLFNSAR; via the coding sequence ATGAATGGTGCAAAGTTTCTGAAATTCAATGGCTCTCTTGTGATGTTGTTGGCGCTGGTTTTTTCCCTGCACGCGCAGGAAAAGAAACGGCTGACTTTTGAGCAAATCTTCAAGAATGCCGGGCCAAAACTCACCCAGAATTTGCCCAACGTCATCGGCTGGGCGGATGACCATCATTATTTGGAGATGAAGAAAAAAGAAGGTGACAAAACTGCGAAAGTTTACGCGATCAATGCGGCCAGCGGCCAGGAAAAAGTTCATCGCGATTTGGAGCAATATGCCGCCATCGTGGACAGCGGCATCAGCGTCGCCAATCCGGCATCGAATAATGACGCCTACACGCGGCTCATCTATATAAAAGACCAGGATATTTATTTCCTCGATACCGAAAAGAAACGCTTCAAGCGACTCACCCAAACTCCTGCCGAAGAGAAAAATCCCATGCTGTCGCCGGACGGCAACTACGTCGCTTTCACGCGCGACAACAATTTGTTCGCCATTGAAGTGAACACCGGCCAGGAGACTCAATACACCTCGGATGGAACCGACACGATTTACAACGGCTGGGCCTCGTGGGTGTATTTTGAAGAAATTCTCGGCCGGCCCTCGCGCTATCGCGCCTTCTGGTGGTCGCCGGATAGCAGGCAGTTGGCTTTTTATCGTTTTGACGATACTAAAGTGCCGGTGTTTCCTTTATATAATTCCGAAGGCACGCACGGCTTTCTCGAAAACACGCGCTATCCCAAGGCCGGCGATCCCAATCCGGAAGTGCGCATCGGCGTTGTGCCCGTGGCCGGCGGCAATGTTGTGTGGGCGGATTTCAACGAAAAAGATGATCAATACTTTGGCACGCCGTTTTGGACGCCGGACGGCAAAGAACTGGTCGTGCAATGGATGAATCGTGGCCAGGACAATTTGAAGCTCTACGCCGTCGATCCGGCAACGGGAAAGAAAAGGGAGATTTACAACGAAACGCAAAGCTCGTGGGTGGATTGGTTTGAATCAATGGAATTTTTGGCCGGGAACAAAGGCTTCATCATCAAGAGCGACAAAGACGGCTGGGCCCATCTCTATCTTTATGGAATGGATGGCAAGCTCAAAAACCGCATCACCCAAGGAACGTGGGCGGTGACGAACGTGGTGCGCGTCGATGAGAAAAACCGGCGCGTGTATTTCACGGCGAAAAAAGAGGCGTCGACGCGAACGGATTTATACCGTGTGCGATTCGACGGCAAGGAGCTGACGCGTTTGACGTTCGGCGAGTTTACACATAACACCCAGCTCTCGCCGGCTGGCACGTATTTCATTACGACGTATTCGAATATTTCGACGCCGCAGAAGATGGCGTTGTGCAAAAGCGGCGGGCCGGTGATAAAAGAGTTGGGCGACAGCAAGACTGAAAAATTTGCCGAATACGAACTGGCGAAAACGGAATTATTTCGCGTGATGACACCGGATGGTTTTAACCTGCCGGTGCTGTGGACTTTGCCGCTCAATTTTGATCCGAACAAAAAGTATCCGGTGCTGATCAGCATTTACGGCGGGCCGGATGCGGGCACGGTTGCGGATTCGTGGCGCCCGCAGTGGCTGGCGGCGCAATGGCTGGCGATGGAGGGCGTGATCCAGGTGGCGATCGACCACCGTGCCTCCGGCCATTTCGGCAAGGCCGGCGTGGCGTTGATGCATCGCAATCTCGGCAAGTGGGAGATGAATGATTACATCGAAGTGGCAAAATGGTTGCGCGCCAAGCCTTTTGTTGATACAACGAAAATCTGCATTACCGGCGGCAGCTACGGCGGCTATGTCACGTGCATGGCGTTGACTTATGGCGCGGATTATTTCACGCATGGCATTGCGCTGTACCCGGTGACGGATTGGAAGCTCTACGACACGCATTACACTGAGCGCTACATGGACACGCCGGCGGAAAATCCCGAGGGCTACAAGAACGGCTCGGTGCTGACGTTTGCCAACAAATACAAGGGCATGTTGCGCATCGTGCATGGGACGATGGACGACAACGTGCACATGCAAAACAGCATTCAACTCCTTGACGCGCTGCAAAATCTCGGCAGGCATTTTGAGTTCATGCTCTATCCCGGCGAACGCCACGGCTGGCGCGGGCCCAAAGCGACGCATTTGAGAAACGACAATTATCGTTTTTATTACAAGCATCTTTTGGAGAAGGAGTTTCCGGAGAGCTTGTTCAATAGCGCGCGGTGA
- the corA gene encoding magnesium/cobalt transporter CorA, which produces MLHCYFFTPEDKLKTANSVAGVRQAFQDGTLYWLDIEDPTESEEEVLWEIFNFHHLAIEDCIATHQYPKIDDYGDYLYLIVHAIEYDKTASAFRTSELDVFLTERFLLTFHYKPMRSTTLRRHRLNEGAIAPDRRSAFLLHQILDNLIHNYGPALEDFEKRISNIEELIIKKPEPRVLDRIFKFKKETLNLKRILGPQREVINRLSRGEFRLIPAELRAYYRDIFDEISCYAEIAESHRDVIMMALDAYLSATSNRLNEVMRALTLISTIFLPLTFITGLFGMNFEHIPGAGHRWGFYLTIGASVLIGVGLYLFFKFKKWV; this is translated from the coding sequence ATGCTGCACTGTTATTTCTTCACCCCCGAAGACAAGCTGAAAACCGCCAACAGCGTGGCTGGCGTCCGCCAGGCTTTTCAAGACGGCACCCTGTATTGGCTCGATATCGAAGATCCCACCGAAAGTGAAGAAGAAGTTTTGTGGGAAATCTTCAACTTTCATCATCTCGCCATCGAAGACTGCATCGCCACACACCAATATCCCAAGATCGACGATTACGGCGATTATCTTTACCTCATCGTGCACGCCATCGAGTACGACAAAACCGCCAGCGCCTTCCGCACCAGCGAGCTGGACGTTTTTCTCACCGAGCGCTTCCTGCTCACCTTTCATTATAAACCGATGCGCTCGACGACGCTGCGCCGCCATCGCTTGAACGAAGGCGCCATCGCGCCGGATCGCCGATCGGCGTTTTTGCTGCATCAAATTCTCGACAACTTGATTCACAATTACGGGCCGGCGCTGGAAGATTTTGAAAAGCGCATCAGCAACATCGAGGAGCTGATCATCAAAAAGCCCGAGCCGCGCGTGCTCGACCGCATTTTCAAATTCAAAAAAGAAACGCTCAATCTCAAACGCATTCTCGGGCCGCAGCGCGAAGTCATCAACCGTCTCAGTCGCGGCGAGTTCCGGCTGATCCCAGCCGAGCTGCGGGCTTATTACCGCGACATTTTCGACGAAATCTCGTGCTATGCCGAAATCGCCGAAAGCCACCGCGACGTAATCATGATGGCGCTGGATGCCTACCTGTCGGCAACCTCGAACCGGCTCAACGAGGTGATGCGGGCGCTCACGCTGATTTCCACCATTTTTCTGCCGCTCACGTTCATCACCGGCCTGTTCGGCATGAATTTTGAGCACATCCCCGGCGCTGGGCACCGGTGGGGATTTTATCTCACGATCGGCGCCTCAGTCCTGATCGGCGTCGGCCTGTATTTGTTTTTCAAATTTAAAAAATGGGTGTGA